In Pseudomonas oryzihabitans, the DNA window CAATGGTCGGCGCCCAAGTAACCCGCGACGAGGCGCTGACCTCGGCGCGCATCATCTGGCCGGAGGCCGACGTAGCATGATGTTCACCGAAGCAGAGATGACCGAAGCCCGCCGCCTGGCCTATGACCAGGGCTTCTGCCGCGGCAGCGGCATGGACCCCAAGGTCCAGCACACCGAGGCCTACATCCACTTCCGTGAGCAGGAGCTGGCCCAGCCGGTTAAGCGCGAGCGAAAGGCGCCGGCACCGCGTCGACCGATCGGCGACTGGCTGGGCGACGGGGAGGGCCGTGATCAATGAGCCGCGCCCAATCCAAGAAGCTTCGCGACAGCGCCCGTGGCCAAGAATGCACCTTGCGTATCCCGGGCGTCTGCAACTTCAACCCCGAGACCACGGTGCTTGCTCACGTCGCCTGCGGCCAGAAGGGCATGGGTCTGAAGAGCCCGGACAACATGGCCGTGTTCGCCTGCAGCTGCTGCCACGACCTGCTCGACGGCCGGCGTCAGGGTGAGCTGGATCAGCGCGACGTGATCCGGGCCCTGGGCGAGACCCAGGCCATCTGGATCAGCCAGGGCCTGATGACGATCAAGGGGGCGGCATGACCGGAATCGTCCTGCCATGGCCGCCGAGCAACAACACCTACTACCGCCGAGTCGGGGCCAAGACGCTTATCAGCGAGAAAGGTCGCCAGTACAGCCGCGCCGTGACCCAGCTATGCGCTGTGGCCAGATTAAAGCGCAGGGAAGGGCGCCTTCAGGTGGTCATCACGGCCTGCCCGCCAGATCGTCGTCTGCGCGACCTGGACAACATGCTTAAGGGGCTGCTCGACGCGCTGACACATGGCGGTGCCTGGGTCGATGACAGCCAGATCGATGACCTGCGCATTGTCCGCGGCCCGGTTACTGCCGGCGGCACGGTATCGGTTGAGATTCAGGAGATCCTGGCATGAACCACCCAGCACAAGACCTGGCCGGCCTGGCCCGTCAGATCCTCGGCCACTCCATGATGGTCTTCCTGAGCCATCACGACGAAGCGCACCAGGCGGCCCCGGACAATGCCCAGGAGCTGATCGGCCAGATGCGCGCCCTGGCTGCCCAGCGCATGGCCGACGCGACTGATGACGACCTGCGCCGCCGGAAGATGGTGCTGCAGTCGCTCTACACGAACGCCGCCAGCACCGCGCACGCCTGCCGCGGCTACCAGTCGGCCCGCCGCCCTGGCTCTCGCCTTGGTGGCCGCATTTGGAAGGACCGCTCCAGCGTCAACAAGGCCGGAGAGCAGAAAGCCCAACGTGACATGTCACACGCCCTCGGCGAGATGGAAGACATCCAGAAGGAGATCGACCGGAGGGCCAATGCGCAAGAAGCACGGGCCTGACCTGAAACGGAAGGTGAAGCCGATTTCGCGTTGCGTGACATGTTACGG includes these proteins:
- a CDS encoding RusA family crossover junction endodeoxyribonuclease, which produces MTGIVLPWPPSNNTYYRRVGAKTLISEKGRQYSRAVTQLCAVARLKRREGRLQVVITACPPDRRLRDLDNMLKGLLDALTHGGAWVDDSQIDDLRIVRGPVTAGGTVSVEIQEILA
- a CDS encoding nuclease domain-containing protein, coding for MSRAQSKKLRDSARGQECTLRIPGVCNFNPETTVLAHVACGQKGMGLKSPDNMAVFACSCCHDLLDGRRQGELDQRDVIRALGETQAIWISQGLMTIKGAA